A stretch of DNA from Methylogaea oryzae:
GGGCGAAATACCACTTGGCCTGGGTGTCGGCGTCTTGCAGCAGCATGAGGCTGGGGTCGTAGGCCAGGCCTTCCTGCTGTTTCCTCACCGCTTCCAAATCCTGGCGCAGGAACACCTTGCCGAACTGGCGCAGGGCCGGTTTCAGCAGACTGACCCAGGGGATGTTCCAGAAGCCCATCTGGATGATCTGCGTGTGCTTTTCGTCCAGGGGTGCCAGGGCGGTGAGGGAGTAGAAGGACTTCTCGCCGATCTTGATGTGCTCCAGCCGCACGCCGGGCAGGCGGAAGGTGATTTCGGTGGTGGTGGGGCCGCCGAAGATTTTGTAGGCCTTGGAGTTTTTCGACGGCTGGTGGCGCACCATCTGGAAGCCGTGGGTCACCGGCGCGAAGTGCTTGGCCTTCTCCAGCATGGATTTTTCCGAGCGCCAGAACCAGCTCTTGTGCACATAGGGGCCGTGGGCCGGGTCCATCAGGCCGATGACGGCGTGGTCGATGTGGCAGGGGAAGATTTCCGTGAAGGTGAGGTTGGGCTGGGCGTCGGGCGCCAGCTCCGCCAGTACGGGCAGGGACGGCGCTTGGGCTGTGTCGAATTCCTTGTCGCCGATGAACACCCAGATGGCGCCGTTGCGCTCCTGCACCGGATAGGTTTTCACCTTGATCTTGGTGCAGTCCAGGTCCTGGTCCGGCAACAGGGAAGGGATTTCCGTGCACACCCCGGCGCAGCTGAATTTCCAGCCGTGGTAGGGGCATTCCACCGTGTCGCCCACCATGCGGCCGTAAGAGAACGGGATGCCGCGGTGCGGGCAGATGTCGCGGATGGCGGCGATTTTGCCCTGGGTGTCGCGCATGAACAGGATGGGCGTGTCGGCGATCTTGTGGCCTTTCATGCCGCCGGTGGGGACCTCGGCGGAGGGCAGGGCCATGTACCAGACGTTTTCGAGGTAGGTGGTGCTCATGGATTTTTCACCTTATGGGTTCCAGTGTTGTGGTATGTCCTAGCTGAGCCGTCGCTCTGCGACAGTTCGATCAGTGGCTCGGATTGGTCGTACAGCGTTTCCGGGGCTATGTCGATTTCACCCGGCCACACCACCGTGCCGTAATCCACCCGAGCTCGGCGAAATTCCCCCAGGCTTTGGATGCGGCTCCAGGGTTTGAGCGAAAGCCATGGCGTCATATCGAAGCGGCGCCATTCGCCGTTTTCGAATTGCAGGCGCAGGGAGAAGTCATTGCAGGCTTCTACGTGTATAACGTCGAGCAACATGGCTTTACTGCAAAGGGGCGATTTTGTAGGGGTCTTCGCCATTGACGGCGAGTTCCCAATCGGCCAGTAACTCGTCTCGATGGATGTCCATCCACACTTGTACCATGCGCAACTGGCGGGCGGGAAATTCACCTTCAAGCACCGCGCCGTCTTCGATTGCCAATGCCACCTTTTGGCCTTGATAGCGGGCGTGGATATGCGGCAGATGGTGTCGGCCCATATCGCGAAAATACATTTGGATCAGGATTCCGTAGAACATGCTGATAGTGGGCATGGTTTTCCGCCTAGGGTGGCTGTGTCGCTAATTGTATCCGGCAAATCTGGTGCTCGTCGTCGACGAACAGCACCACGTCGGCCCGGTCCGGCATTTCGGCCAACATGTGCCGAGTGACGCGCTCGTAGTGCTGGACGAAGCGGCGGATGGCGGCGGCGTCCATGATGCGGCTGGCGGCTTGCGGATTGCCGGCCAGGGAGGCGGCCAGCTTCTCTTCTTGCAGGCTGCGCCAGTCGAACACGCGTTCCATGCTGGGGACTTTCAGCATGACCAGGGCGTCCAGCCGGCCGAACAGCTCGGTGTACGCGCCTTGCAGCTGCTGGTTGACGTAGCGGCGCCAGCGGCCGTCGGCGTCTTCCTCGGCTTCCAGGCGGTTGACGGGCTGGGCCAATTCGATTTCATCCTGGGGTTTGGCGGCCACGCACCAGCCTTCGAAGACGACGACGTCGGCCTTGCCGCGGAAGCGCGGCCATTCGTCCAGCTGCCGGCGGTCGTCGCGGGCCTTGTCGAAAGAAGGAATGGCGACGCTGTCGCCGGCTTCGGCTTGCTTCAAGGCGTCGATAACGCCCAGTCCCAGCTCCACGTCGTGGGTTCCGGGGACGCCGCGCGTCAGCAGCAGGGGGTGGACGGTTTTCGCCAGCTGTTCCCGTTCGGCGCGGGTCTTGTAGATGTCGTCGATGGACAGGCCCGCTACGCGCAGGCCGAAGCCTTGTTCCAGGATCAGCCGCAGGAATTCGCACAGGGTGGACTTGCCGGAGCCTTGGCCGCCGTTGATGCCCAGCACCAGCGGCTCGTCGCCTTTGCGTTGCGCTACCCACGCCGCCAGGGGCAGGTAGACGCGCTGCAGGGCGGGCGTGAGCAAGTCGGCGGCGATATGCAGCGCTTGCAGCTTGTGCTGGAACGCCGGCTGCAGCTTTTTCGCCAGCGCGGCTTGTTCGGCTGCGCCGAGCGGCGCCGGTTCCGGCCAAAGGCTAGGGGCGTGCGGCATGGCGCAGGGTCAGCACACCTTGTCGCGCGGCGTTTGGCCGGCGAAAAAAGCGTCCAGGTTTTCCAGCACGCGCTGCCCCATGGCGATGCGGGTGTCGCTGGTGGCGCTGCCCAGGTGCGGCAGCAGCACGGCGTTTTCCAGCTCCAAGAAGCCGGGATGCAGGTTCGGCTCGCCCTCGTACACGTCCAGGCCGGCGCCCATGATGGTTCCCGCCTTGAGGGCGGCGATCAGCGCCTCGCTGTCCACCACGTTGCCGCGCGCCGTGTTGATCAGATACGCCGTGGGTTTCATCAAGGCCAGACGCTCGGCATTGATGAGGTGGGTGTTCTCCTGGCTGCCGGGGCAGTGCAGGGCGA
This window harbors:
- a CDS encoding aromatic ring-hydroxylating oxygenase subunit alpha, whose product is MSTTYLENVWYMALPSAEVPTGGMKGHKIADTPILFMRDTQGKIAAIRDICPHRGIPFSYGRMVGDTVECPYHGWKFSCAGVCTEIPSLLPDQDLDCTKIKVKTYPVQERNGAIWVFIGDKEFDTAQAPSLPVLAELAPDAQPNLTFTEIFPCHIDHAVIGLMDPAHGPYVHKSWFWRSEKSMLEKAKHFAPVTHGFQMVRHQPSKNSKAYKIFGGPTTTEITFRLPGVRLEHIKIGEKSFYSLTALAPLDEKHTQIIQMGFWNIPWVSLLKPALRQFGKVFLRQDLEAVRKQQEGLAYDPSLMLLQDADTQAKWYFALKKEWAAHLAEQREFVNPVQETVLRWRS
- a CDS encoding DUF4160 domain-containing protein yields the protein MPTISMFYGILIQMYFRDMGRHHLPHIHARYQGQKVALAIEDGAVLEGEFPARQLRMVQVWMDIHRDELLADWELAVNGEDPYKIAPLQ
- a CDS encoding DUF2442 domain-containing protein codes for the protein MLLDVIHVEACNDFSLRLQFENGEWRRFDMTPWLSLKPWSRIQSLGEFRRARVDYGTVVWPGEIDIAPETLYDQSEPLIELSQSDGSARTYHNTGTHKVKNP